Sequence from the Streptomyces sp. R33 genome:
CGCCGTCGACGATGCCGGAGGAGTTGCCCGCGTGGTGGACGTGGTCGATCTTCTCGACCCAGTGGTACTTCTGCAGGGCCACGGCGTCGAAGCCGCCGAGGTCGCCGATGTCCGCGAAGGACGGCTTGAGCTTGGCCAGGGTGTCGGCGGTGGTGCCCGGGCGGACGAACTCCTCGTGGTCCAGGACGACCAGGCCGTTGCGGTCGGTCACCGGGACGACGGACTTCGCGAAGCGGCCCTCCTTGATGGCGGTGGCCGCGCGCTCCTGGGAGAGGGCGGCGTACTCGTCGACGTCGCGCCGGGAGAAGCCCTCGATGGTGGCGATCAGGTCGGCGCCGATGCCCTGCGGGACGAAGCCGGTGTCCCAGTTGGTCATCGGGTCGTTGAACCAGGCGCCGCCGTCGGAGGCCATCGGCACGCGGGACATGGACTCCACGCCGCCGGCGAGGACCAGGTCCTCCCAGCCGGAGCGGACCTTGGCGGCGGCCAGGTTCACGGCCTCCAGGCCGGAGGCGCAGAAGCGGTTCTCCTGTACGCCGGCCACCGTGTCCGGGAGTCCCGCGGCGATGGCCGCGATCCGGGCGATGTCGGAGCCCTGGTCGCCGACCGGGCCGACGACGCCGAGGACGATGTCGTCGATGGTGGCCGGGTCCAGGCCGGGGTTGCGCTCGCGCAGGGCGTGGATGAGGCCGACGACCAGGTCGATCGGCTTGGTGCCGTGCAGGGCGCCGTTGGACTTGCCGCGGCCGCGCGGGGTGCGGATCGCGTCGTATACGTAAGCTTCGGTGCTCACTGGTCAAGCCTTTCGGGGAGGGGTCCGTGCATTAGCCGAGGAGGGAGCGGCCGATGATCTCTTTCATGATCTCGGTCGTGCCGCCGTAGATGGTCTGGATGCGGCCGTCGGTGAAGGCCCGGGCGACCCGGTATTCGCTCATGTAGCCGTATCCGCCGTGCAGTTGCAGACACCGGTCGGCGACGCGCTTCTGGAGCTCGGTCGCCCACCACTTGGCCATCGAGGCGTGGACGTGGTCCAGCTCGCCGTTGGAGTGGTCGACTATGCAGCGGTCCAGGAAGGTGCGGGTGACGGCGCACTCGGTGGCCATCTCCGCGATCTCGAAGCGGATGTGCTGGAGCTTGGAGAGCGGCCGCCCGAAGGCCTCGCGCTCCTTCACGTACGCAGTGGTGATCTCCAGCAGGTGCTCGGCGGCGGCGATGCCGGCCATCGCGATGCCCATCCGCTCCTGCGCGAGGTTGGTCATCAGGTGGCCGAACGCGCCGTTGAGCTCGCCGAGCAGGTTCTCCTTGGGGACGCGTACGTCATGGAAGAACAGCTCGGCGGTGTCCTGCGCCTTCTGGCCGATCTTGTCGAGGTTGCGGCCGCGCTCGAAGCCCTCCGTGCCGCGCTCGACCACCAGCAGCGACAGGCCGTGCGCCCCGCCCTCGGGGGTGGTCCTGGCGACCACGACCACCAGGTCGGCCAGGATGCCGTTGGAGATGAAGGTCTTGGAGCCGTTGAGCACCCAGTGGTCGCCCCGGTCCTCGGCGCCGGTCCGGATCCCCTGCAGGTCGGAGCCCGCGCCGGGCTCGGTCATCGCGATCGCCGTGATCGTCTCGCCGGAACAGAAGCCGGGCAGCCAGCGCCGCTTCTGCTCCTCCGTGGCCAGCGAGGTCAGGTACGGGCCGATGATGTCGTTGTGCAGGCCGATCGCGAGCCCCGCCGCCCCGGCCCGGGTGAACTCCTCGGCGATCACGGCCGCGTAGCGGAAGTCGGTGTTCCCGCCGCCCCCGTACTCCTCCGGGACGGCCAGGCCCAGCAGGCCCTGCCGGCCGGCGGCCCGCCAGGCCTCACGGCTGACGATGCCGTCCTTCTCCCACTGCTCGTAGTGCGGCAGCACCTCCTTGGTGAGGAAGGTGCGGACCGTTTCGCGGAACGCCTCGTGGTCGGCGTCGAAGATGCGGCGTTGCATCGGGGCCCCCTAGAGCCAGCTCTTGACGGTTTCGATCAGCCGGGCCGGCTCGGCACCGACGGGTGTGACGTTGAGCATCGTGACGCCCGCCTCCCGGAAGGCCTCGACCCGCTCGCGTACGTAACCCTCCGGCCCGCACAACGTCATGAGCTCGCAGAACTCGTCCGGGACGGCGGCCGCCGCATCGCGCTTGCGGCCGGAGAGGTAGAGCTCCTGGATCTTGCGGGCCTCCTCCTCGTAGCCGTAGGCGACGGCGAGGTCGTTGTAGAAGTTCTTGCCGACCGCGCCCATCCCGCCGACGTACAGCGCGATCTGCGGGCGCGCCAGGTCCCGTACGGCGGCCGCGTCCTCGCCGATCGCGAGCAGCCCGCCCGCCACGGTCTGCAGCGGGCCGAGCTCCGGGGCGCGCAGGGCCGCGCCCTCGGCGAGGGCGCTCCCCCACACCGCGTGGGCCTTCTCCGGGAGGAACAGGGTCGGCAGCCAGCCGTCGGCGATCTCGGCGGTCATCCGTACGTTCGCGGGGCCGAGCGACGCGATGTACACGGGGATCGCGTCGCGGACCGGCCGGGTGAGGATCTTCAGCGGCTTGCCGTGCCGGCCGCCCTTCTCGGGCGGCAGCGGCATGTCGGTGATGCCGTGGTGGTCGATCGTCTCGCGGCGCCAGATCCGCCGGCACAGCTCGACGGTCTCGCGGGTCCGGCCGAGCGGCTTGTCGTACGGCTTGCCGTGCCAGCCCTCGACGACCTGCGGGCCGGAGGCGCCGAGGCCCAGCAGCGCCCGGCCGCCGGACATGGCGTCGAGCCCGGCCGCCGTCTGGGCGACGAGGGCGGGGGTGCGGGAGTAGACGTTCAGGATGGCGGAGCCGATCTTCATCCGCTCGGTGCGGGCCGCCAGATAGCCCATGATCGTCGGGGAGTCGAAGCCCCAGGCCTCGGCGACCCACACGGCGTCGAGCCCGGCCGCCTCCAGCGCCGCCGCCTCGTCGGCGGCCCGGCGCGGGTCCCCGGAGTAGTCGAGCATCATGGAGAGTTCCATCAGGCGCCCTCGCCCTTCGCGGTCAGGCCCGGCACGTCCCAGTCGCGGGCCACTGATCCGGTGTCGGCCCCCGGCTGCGCCGGGCCCGAGGCCACCGCGACCGGCGTGGCCGAGAACCGGGGCGCGGGGGCGGGCTGGGTGATCCCGCCGAAGTCGGTGAAAGTGGCGCGAGCGGCGAGGTGCGGGTGCTGCGGGGCCTCGCGCAGGGACAGTACGGGCGCGACGCAGGCGTCGGAGCCCTCGAAGACGGCCGTCCACTCCTCCCGAGTACGGGACTTGAAGCGGGCGGCGACGGTCTCGCGGAGCTCGCCCCAGCGGGCCGTGTCCTTGCGGGCCGGGGCCCCGTCCTCGATGCCGAGCAGCTCCACGAAGGTGTCGTAGAACTGCTGCTCGAGCGCTCCGACCGCCATGTACTGGCCGTCGGAGGTCTCGTACGTGCCGTAGAAGGGGCAGCCGCCGTCGAGGAGGTTGGCCCCGCGCCGGTCCTGCCAGCCGCCGGCCGCCATCATCCCGTGGATCATGGCGGTGAGGTGGGCGGTGCCGTCGACGATGGCCGCGTCCACGACCTGGCCGGTGCCGCCCGGGGTACGGGCGTGCTGCAGGGCCGCGAGGACCCCGATGACGAGGTAGAGCGAGCCGCCCGCGTAGTCCCCGACGAGGTTGGCGGGGACGGCCGGGGGCTCGCCCGGGTTCCCGATCATGCCGAGGGCGCCGGTGACGGCGATGTACGCGATGTCGTGCCCGGCGGTGTGCGCGAGCGGGCCGTCCTGGCCCCAGCCGGTCATCCGGCCGTAGACGAGCTTCGGATTGCGGGCGTGGCAGTCGGCGGGGCCGACGCCGAGCCGCTCGGCGACCCCGGGGCGGAAGCCCTCGATGAGCACGTCGGCCCGCTCGACCAGGTCCAGCACGAGGGCGGGGCCCTCGGCGGACTTCAGGTCGACCAGAACGGACCGCTTGCCGCGGTTGGTGATGTCGTACGCGGGGTCGACCGCGAGCCCGCCGCCGCCGGGACGGTCCACCCGTACGACGTCCGCACCGAGATCGGCGAGGAGCATGGCGGCGAACGGGCCCGGGCCGATGCCCGCCAGTTCGACGACGCGCAC
This genomic interval carries:
- a CDS encoding acetyl-CoA C-acetyltransferase encodes the protein MSTEAYVYDAIRTPRGRGKSNGALHGTKPIDLVVGLIHALRERNPGLDPATIDDIVLGVVGPVGDQGSDIARIAAIAAGLPDTVAGVQENRFCASGLEAVNLAAAKVRSGWEDLVLAGGVESMSRVPMASDGGAWFNDPMTNWDTGFVPQGIGADLIATIEGFSRRDVDEYAALSQERAATAIKEGRFAKSVVPVTDRNGLVVLDHEEFVRPGTTADTLAKLKPSFADIGDLGGFDAVALQKYHWVEKIDHVHHAGNSSGIVDGASLVAIGTREAGERNGLAPRARIVSAAVSGSEPTIMLTGPAPATRKALAKAGLTIDDIDLIEMNEAFAGVVLRFVKDMGISLDKVNVNGGAIALGHPLGATGAMLLGTVIDELERQDKRYGLVTLCVGGGMGVATVVERL
- a CDS encoding acyl-CoA dehydrogenase family protein — translated: MQRRIFDADHEAFRETVRTFLTKEVLPHYEQWEKDGIVSREAWRAAGRQGLLGLAVPEEYGGGGNTDFRYAAVIAEEFTRAGAAGLAIGLHNDIIGPYLTSLATEEQKRRWLPGFCSGETITAIAMTEPGAGSDLQGIRTGAEDRGDHWVLNGSKTFISNGILADLVVVVARTTPEGGAHGLSLLVVERGTEGFERGRNLDKIGQKAQDTAELFFHDVRVPKENLLGELNGAFGHLMTNLAQERMGIAMAGIAAAEHLLEITTAYVKEREAFGRPLSKLQHIRFEIAEMATECAVTRTFLDRCIVDHSNGELDHVHASMAKWWATELQKRVADRCLQLHGGYGYMSEYRVARAFTDGRIQTIYGGTTEIMKEIIGRSLLG
- a CDS encoding LLM class F420-dependent oxidoreductase; amino-acid sequence: MELSMMLDYSGDPRRAADEAAALEAAGLDAVWVAEAWGFDSPTIMGYLAARTERMKIGSAILNVYSRTPALVAQTAAGLDAMSGGRALLGLGASGPQVVEGWHGKPYDKPLGRTRETVELCRRIWRRETIDHHGITDMPLPPEKGGRHGKPLKILTRPVRDAIPVYIASLGPANVRMTAEIADGWLPTLFLPEKAHAVWGSALAEGAALRAPELGPLQTVAGGLLAIGEDAAAVRDLARPQIALYVGGMGAVGKNFYNDLAVAYGYEEEARKIQELYLSGRKRDAAAAVPDEFCELMTLCGPEGYVRERVEAFREAGVTMLNVTPVGAEPARLIETVKSWL
- a CDS encoding CaiB/BaiF CoA transferase family protein, encoding MAVTGNVPGNGPLAGVRVVELAGIGPGPFAAMLLADLGADVVRVDRPGGGGLAVDPAYDITNRGKRSVLVDLKSAEGPALVLDLVERADVLIEGFRPGVAERLGVGPADCHARNPKLVYGRMTGWGQDGPLAHTAGHDIAYIAVTGALGMIGNPGEPPAVPANLVGDYAGGSLYLVIGVLAALQHARTPGGTGQVVDAAIVDGTAHLTAMIHGMMAAGGWQDRRGANLLDGGCPFYGTYETSDGQYMAVGALEQQFYDTFVELLGIEDGAPARKDTARWGELRETVAARFKSRTREEWTAVFEGSDACVAPVLSLREAPQHPHLAARATFTDFGGITQPAPAPRFSATPVAVASGPAQPGADTGSVARDWDVPGLTAKGEGA